A region of Edaphobacter acidisoli DNA encodes the following proteins:
- a CDS encoding ArdC-like ssDNA-binding domain-containing protein: protein MEYPSNSNHNGNGAAFTASNGSTSTSGTNPASGKENRKPPTAQQLVKENVQHLIAQLEAGHSDALTAYLNAMGRFHNYSFGNILEIARQKPDATRVAGMYAWNQLGRRVKKGEKGIRILAPIVGVKRKPQEEAEKDLTKQNRAVLVGFRSAYVFDINQTDGAELPAMREITGDVGENRERLLAFIAQQGIELVFTENIAPALGMSYGGRIALLPGQSKAEEFSTLVHELAHEMLHKAERRTQTTKIVRETEAEAIAFVVGKAVGLEAGTTSADYIHLYHGNASLLAESLEVIQKTSAVILGALEAQPETNTQLEEQEQHGDELAVAS from the coding sequence ATGGAATATCCAAGCAACAGCAACCACAACGGCAACGGCGCAGCCTTCACCGCCAGTAATGGCTCAACCAGCACCAGCGGCACGAACCCGGCTTCCGGCAAAGAGAACCGGAAGCCTCCGACCGCCCAGCAGTTGGTCAAAGAAAATGTGCAGCATCTCATCGCGCAGCTTGAGGCTGGACACAGCGATGCGCTGACGGCTTACCTCAACGCAATGGGGCGGTTTCACAACTACTCGTTTGGCAACATCCTCGAAATTGCGCGGCAGAAACCCGATGCGACACGGGTGGCGGGCATGTATGCGTGGAACCAACTTGGCCGCAGGGTAAAGAAAGGCGAGAAGGGCATTCGCATCCTCGCGCCGATTGTCGGGGTCAAGCGCAAGCCGCAGGAGGAGGCCGAGAAAGACCTCACGAAGCAAAATCGTGCCGTACTGGTTGGTTTCCGCTCTGCCTATGTCTTCGACATCAACCAAACCGATGGCGCCGAGCTTCCGGCCATGCGCGAAATCACGGGCGACGTTGGGGAGAACCGCGAACGGCTGCTTGCTTTCATCGCGCAGCAGGGCATCGAGTTGGTCTTCACCGAGAACATCGCTCCGGCATTGGGCATGAGCTACGGCGGCAGGATTGCGCTGCTGCCGGGTCAGTCGAAAGCCGAGGAGTTCTCGACGCTCGTACATGAACTGGCGCACGAGATGTTGCACAAGGCCGAGCGCCGGACGCAGACAACGAAGATCGTCCGCGAGACCGAAGCAGAAGCAATTGCCTTTGTGGTGGGGAAGGCAGTGGGGCTTGAGGCTGGAACGACATCAGCCGATTACATCCATCTCTATCACGGCAACGCTTCGCTGTTGGCAGAGAGCCTTGAGGTCATCCAGAAGACCTCTGCGGTGATTCTCGGTGCTTTGGAAGCGCAGCCCGAAACGAATACCCAGCTAGAAGAGCAGGAACAACACGGCGACGAACTGGCAGTTGCCAGCTAG
- a CDS encoding DUF4141 domain-containing protein gives MTRRRLCFLAFTMLLAFAPFAHAQWTVFDPTNYANAVHEFHQMQQTYTTALETRNQIIAAYNLAYQMSRVPANLAARYKADFAQWTNLSAPNTYGNTSAWINALNIGSPASASAAYTKAIVQVQPYPAGSYFALDSATKAMVANQYASSELAQGTTTNTLSTLGSIRSNSEAFSLKLANLESDTYSTDPNEQTESALLARINAATLLQIHSQQDTNQLLAASIEEQLMAQKQQIDARNRAINQAIYFEQNFPAVAGNVNGGVSGSIHSISLSPSGH, from the coding sequence ATGACTCGAAGAAGACTTTGCTTTCTTGCTTTCACCATGCTGCTTGCGTTCGCGCCTTTCGCCCATGCCCAGTGGACGGTCTTCGACCCGACGAACTACGCCAATGCCGTCCATGAATTTCACCAGATGCAACAGACGTACACGACTGCGCTTGAGACGCGCAACCAGATCATTGCTGCCTACAACCTCGCATATCAGATGTCCCGCGTGCCCGCAAACCTTGCGGCGCGCTACAAGGCTGACTTTGCCCAGTGGACAAATCTCTCCGCTCCTAACACCTATGGCAATACTTCTGCCTGGATCAACGCCTTGAACATCGGCAGTCCGGCATCTGCGTCCGCGGCATACACCAAGGCCATCGTTCAAGTACAGCCGTATCCTGCGGGAAGCTACTTTGCGCTTGATTCCGCAACCAAGGCCATGGTCGCCAACCAATATGCCAGCTCAGAATTGGCCCAAGGCACAACCACCAATACGCTTTCGACGCTCGGCTCGATCCGTTCGAACTCCGAGGCCTTCTCGCTGAAGCTCGCCAATCTCGAATCCGATACCTATTCGACGGATCCCAATGAGCAGACCGAGAGCGCGCTGCTGGCCCGGATCAACGCCGCCACTCTGCTTCAGATCCACTCCCAACAAGACACCAATCAACTGCTCGCGGCTTCCATCGAAGAGCAACTCATGGCACAGAAGCAGCAGATCGATGCGCGGAACCGCGCCATCAATCAAGCCATCTACTTCGAGCAGAACTTCCCAGCCGTCGCCGGCAACGTCAACGGCGGCGTGAGCGGTTCCATCCACTCCATCTCCTTGAGCCCGTCAGGACACTGA
- a CDS encoding helix-turn-helix domain-containing protein has protein sequence MQTDTFVFEPLISAVDAGRLLGVHPVTILRWAREGRIPHRRLGRKVKFRKSELDRWQTTLYTESAVRVAQPTGEGT, from the coding sequence GTGCAAACCGATACGTTCGTATTTGAGCCTCTCATCTCAGCCGTTGATGCTGGCAGATTGCTCGGGGTCCACCCGGTCACTATTCTTCGATGGGCCAGGGAAGGACGGATTCCTCATCGAAGACTGGGCAGAAAGGTCAAATTTCGCAAATCTGAGCTCGATCGGTGGCAAACAACGCTCTACACTGAAAGTGCCGTTCGTGTCGCCCAACCAACAGGAGAAGGCACATGA
- a CDS encoding type IV secretion system protein translates to MPQNPFTYLGQAISQLLTSYSPAIEATGLDIFRGLAVILIAWFGVKAALSASEGHGGFHFAKFADLVLVIAFGLGMLTYYSSPIPGMGVSFSDLITKEALSLSNQIESDQTQQIVTAVTNEEEQLGAPPGSFSIFEDLVFLLIAVLLAAMEAVAFAVIAYGYVASAVCVLIGPIFIPFFIVPKLDWLFWGWFKAFLGFSFYQVIASAFIFVFAKVLTSMFEAIGNISISNAFTILPALMITLFVCIFGLFKIPELTAAILSGRTGTWVNPTGD, encoded by the coding sequence ATGCCCCAGAACCCCTTTACCTATCTCGGCCAGGCCATCAGCCAGTTGCTCACGTCCTATAGTCCCGCGATTGAGGCTACAGGACTCGACATCTTCCGTGGCCTCGCCGTCATCCTCATCGCATGGTTCGGTGTGAAAGCCGCCCTGTCCGCCTCCGAGGGACACGGCGGTTTTCACTTCGCCAAGTTCGCCGATCTCGTGCTCGTGATCGCGTTCGGACTGGGGATGCTGACCTATTACTCATCACCCATCCCCGGAATGGGCGTGAGCTTCAGCGACCTGATTACGAAAGAGGCTCTCAGTCTTTCGAACCAGATCGAGTCCGACCAGACCCAGCAGATCGTCACCGCCGTGACGAACGAGGAAGAGCAGCTCGGCGCACCTCCAGGCAGCTTCAGTATCTTCGAGGACCTGGTCTTCCTGTTGATTGCCGTGCTTTTGGCCGCGATGGAAGCCGTTGCCTTCGCCGTGATCGCCTACGGTTATGTCGCCTCGGCTGTCTGCGTGCTGATTGGGCCGATCTTCATCCCCTTCTTTATCGTTCCAAAGCTCGACTGGCTCTTCTGGGGATGGTTCAAGGCCTTCCTCGGCTTCAGCTTCTATCAGGTCATTGCCTCGGCCTTCATCTTCGTCTTTGCCAAGGTGCTGACCTCGATGTTCGAGGCGATCGGCAATATCAGCATCTCGAACGCCTTCACCATCCTGCCCGCCCTCATGATCACGCTGTTCGTCTGCATCTTTGGCCTATTCAAGATTCCTGAACTGACCGCGGCCATCCTCAGCGGACGCACCGGAACCTGGGTCAACCCCACGGGAGACTGA
- a CDS encoding VirB3 family type IV secretion system protein: MAESTRRQNRVYKAMNRPLTILGAERRLFFVALLAGGAIFSLMHSLLGGIALFATGVVVARVATKHDVEILRVLMNSARFRRRYDPMKPDTTEITIRGHHVQS, from the coding sequence ATGGCGGAAAGCACTCGTCGGCAGAACCGTGTCTACAAGGCGATGAATCGCCCGCTGACCATTCTTGGCGCGGAGCGAAGGCTGTTCTTCGTCGCCTTGCTGGCTGGTGGCGCGATCTTCTCTCTCATGCACTCGCTGTTGGGAGGAATCGCACTTTTCGCCACCGGTGTTGTTGTTGCGCGCGTGGCGACGAAACATGACGTGGAAATACTGCGGGTCTTGATGAACTCCGCCAGATTCCGCAGACGCTATGACCCGATGAAGCCGGACACCACTGAGATCACGATCCGAGGCCACCATGTTCAAAGTTGA
- a CDS encoding TrbG/VirB9 family P-type conjugative transfer protein, whose product MNRSAIYPLVLGLVATVAHGQQSARIVHYHANDIVSIRAKMRYTTMIQLPSTEKILEAATGDKDFWIIDTVGNYCFLHPAKEGIHSDLNLITDKGNVYSFTLDDVETGDPDLKVVIEPSDASSLSPTNAADKLVPASAVEMAQAQAQLAAQHAAAQIEQFRAAYPTQDLHFDYEFHNEKRFGVSAIYHDDRFTYIRSSAAEKFAVYEVKDGRPDLITFQLKDGTYILPTVVEQGYLQIGRHRLAFHRKER is encoded by the coding sequence ATGAACCGCTCTGCCATCTATCCATTGGTACTGGGCCTGGTTGCGACTGTTGCCCACGGACAACAGTCCGCCCGTATCGTCCACTATCACGCTAACGACATCGTGAGCATACGCGCGAAGATGCGCTACACCACGATGATTCAGTTGCCTTCAACCGAGAAGATCCTAGAAGCTGCGACAGGCGACAAAGACTTCTGGATCATCGATACGGTAGGCAACTACTGCTTCCTGCATCCTGCCAAGGAAGGCATTCACTCCGACCTCAACCTCATCACTGACAAAGGGAACGTCTACTCGTTCACGCTCGACGATGTTGAGACAGGCGATCCCGACCTGAAGGTCGTCATCGAGCCGTCTGATGCTTCGTCGCTTTCCCCCACGAACGCAGCGGACAAGCTCGTACCTGCGAGTGCGGTGGAGATGGCGCAAGCCCAGGCACAGCTCGCCGCACAGCATGCGGCAGCCCAGATCGAGCAGTTCCGCGCCGCATATCCGACCCAGGACTTGCACTTCGACTACGAGTTCCACAACGAGAAACGTTTCGGCGTCTCCGCCATCTATCACGACGACCGCTTCACCTACATCAGGTCTTCCGCTGCGGAGAAGTTTGCTGTCTACGAAGTCAAGGACGGCAGGCCCGACCTCATCACCTTTCAGTTGAAGGACGGCACCTACATCCTGCCTACGGTCGTGGAGCAGGGCTATCTCCAGATCGGTAGACACCGGTTAGCGTTTCACCGGAAGGAAAGGTAG
- a CDS encoding VirB4 family type IV secretion system protein, with amino-acid sequence MFKVEDITREWKEAGSFAAQINLYGFWDEHCFLTKSGDLGMVLKIGGIDYESLDHAGRDYAVKRLEGALRLFDDRMRLYQILLKRNRPVIPHGTYEDPLVRAVVEQRAAFLEAKADRLYSIDLYWVVMIDGGYRKAGLLRTLAWLPKQPRAALRDLRALFSSSQERVLLHEQIERDRLRLEHAVQSLSGQLSDLTTVGLSGAERTFRLVRRLVNFRPSKIEAATLCDFRNLDWQVCDSELDAHRGYLRVDDDYVRVLTLKELPSETRPMLLNGLLDVEANFHVVTEWHPVDNAKARREIASRRRHHHNSKTSFVSNLADRQSAGPRDELVDDSKEAAIAELGAALTAIGIEGKSFGEFSLTVVIYDEEKRKVDQAVAEFQKLFTQHDGLLYEERYNLLNAFFATVPGNRQFNLRKQWALNSNCADLSFLFTVDPGSRWNTHLEREYLAVLESVHGTPYYLNLHSGDVAHTLLLGATGSGKSFALSFLLQSLQKYNPLTFIFDLGGSYEALTRVFGGTYLNVGPKNPAFSINPFSLEVTDENLNFLYLFLKVLIESGGRYELATQDEKALFTGIERVYKLPPALRTLTNFASILGPLGERLHRWTRAGQFGHLFDNAEDTLSFSRFQTFNFDGWSEYPDVLEPLLFYVLQRASAEIERPENTATFKAFVIDEAWIFLKNKTIREWITRAEKTWRKKNAAMVLATQSVVELAASGMLDIVNEPCPTKIFLANPNIDRKLYARVFQLNDTQLELLESLVPKRDLLFIQPQRTKKLVLEVDALTYWIATNNSRDNLRKQEYFARFGPEQGLLRLAQDYPNPAQNEENQ; translated from the coding sequence ATGTTCAAAGTTGAGGACATCACGAGGGAGTGGAAGGAGGCCGGTTCCTTCGCTGCTCAGATCAATCTCTATGGGTTCTGGGACGAGCACTGTTTCCTGACCAAATCAGGCGATCTGGGTATGGTGCTCAAGATCGGCGGCATCGACTACGAGAGCCTCGACCATGCCGGACGCGACTACGCCGTCAAACGCCTCGAAGGTGCGCTGCGCCTGTTCGATGACAGGATGCGGCTCTATCAGATCCTGTTGAAGCGCAACCGGCCAGTCATCCCACATGGGACTTACGAAGACCCGCTGGTGCGCGCCGTTGTGGAACAGCGCGCGGCCTTCCTTGAAGCAAAAGCGGACCGGCTGTATTCGATTGACCTCTATTGGGTTGTCATGATCGATGGAGGCTATCGCAAGGCGGGGCTGTTGCGCACACTTGCTTGGTTGCCGAAGCAGCCACGCGCTGCGCTGCGCGATTTGCGTGCTCTGTTCTCAAGCAGCCAAGAGCGTGTATTGCTTCACGAACAGATCGAGCGCGACCGGCTGCGCCTCGAACATGCAGTCCAGAGTTTGAGTGGACAGCTCAGCGACCTCACCACGGTCGGGCTGTCAGGGGCGGAGAGGACCTTCCGGCTCGTCCGGCGTCTCGTCAATTTCCGCCCCTCCAAGATTGAAGCAGCTACACTGTGCGACTTCCGCAACCTCGACTGGCAGGTGTGCGACTCCGAACTGGACGCCCATCGCGGGTACCTCCGGGTCGATGACGACTACGTGCGCGTCCTTACCCTAAAGGAGCTGCCAAGCGAGACAAGGCCCATGCTCCTCAATGGGTTGCTTGACGTTGAGGCCAACTTCCATGTCGTAACGGAGTGGCACCCCGTTGACAACGCAAAGGCCCGCAGGGAGATCGCCTCGCGCCGGCGGCACCATCACAACTCGAAGACGAGCTTCGTCTCGAACCTCGCGGACAGGCAGAGCGCTGGCCCGCGCGATGAGCTGGTCGATGACTCAAAAGAGGCCGCTATCGCAGAACTGGGCGCTGCCCTGACTGCGATTGGCATCGAAGGCAAGAGTTTCGGCGAGTTCTCCCTTACGGTGGTGATCTATGACGAAGAAAAGCGGAAGGTGGACCAGGCCGTAGCTGAGTTTCAGAAACTGTTCACCCAGCACGATGGCCTGCTCTATGAAGAACGCTACAACCTGCTGAATGCTTTCTTCGCTACGGTGCCGGGCAACCGGCAATTCAATCTTCGCAAGCAATGGGCATTGAACTCCAACTGTGCAGACCTCTCGTTCCTGTTCACGGTAGACCCCGGCTCCCGGTGGAATACGCATCTCGAACGCGAGTACCTCGCCGTGCTCGAATCTGTGCATGGCACACCTTATTATCTGAACCTGCACTCGGGCGATGTCGCCCATACGCTGTTGCTTGGCGCAACAGGCTCGGGCAAGTCGTTTGCGCTCTCCTTTCTCCTGCAGTCGCTCCAGAAATACAACCCGCTGACCTTCATCTTCGATCTGGGCGGTAGCTACGAGGCACTGACGCGCGTCTTCGGTGGAACCTACCTGAACGTTGGCCCGAAAAATCCAGCGTTCTCGATCAATCCTTTCTCACTGGAAGTGACGGATGAGAACCTCAACTTCCTTTACCTGTTTCTGAAGGTGCTGATTGAGTCTGGTGGACGCTACGAACTTGCAACCCAGGACGAGAAGGCGCTCTTTACCGGAATCGAGCGCGTCTACAAGCTGCCGCCCGCTCTCAGGACCTTGACCAACTTTGCTTCCATTCTTGGACCGTTGGGCGAGCGTCTGCATCGCTGGACACGAGCAGGGCAGTTCGGCCATCTCTTCGATAACGCGGAAGACACGCTCAGTTTTTCGCGTTTCCAAACCTTCAACTTCGATGGCTGGAGCGAGTACCCCGATGTGCTCGAACCTTTGCTGTTCTATGTCTTACAACGCGCCTCCGCGGAGATCGAGAGGCCGGAAAACACCGCGACCTTCAAAGCCTTCGTGATCGACGAGGCATGGATCTTTTTGAAGAACAAAACCATTCGTGAGTGGATCACGCGCGCCGAGAAGACCTGGAGAAAGAAGAATGCTGCGATGGTCTTGGCGACACAGTCTGTCGTCGAACTTGCTGCCTCCGGGATGCTCGACATCGTCAACGAGCCCTGTCCCACTAAGATCTTCCTCGCCAACCCGAACATCGACCGGAAGCTCTATGCCAGGGTCTTTCAGTTGAATGACACGCAGCTTGAGTTGCTTGAATCGCTTGTTCCCAAGCGTGATCTGCTCTTCATCCAGCCGCAACGCACCAAAAAGCTCGTCCTCGAAGTCGATGCGCTGACCTACTGGATCGCCACCAACAACTCTCGCGACAACCTGCGTAAGCAAGAATACTTTGCCCGCTTTGGCCCGGAGCAGGGACTTCTGCGCCTGGCCCAGGATTATCCCAACCCCGCACAAAACGAGGAGAACCAATGA
- a CDS encoding TrbC/VirB2 family protein, translating to MPIFLRTKMRRLRRLPFRRLAISSLMFLLALPAHAQAVAGGDPWDNAVNVLKNAFTGPIATGLSLVAIVVGGLMFAYGEGQSKRMLAGIIFGVGMAIGAVNFMAWLFP from the coding sequence ATGCCGATCTTTCTGAGAACCAAGATGCGCCGCCTACGCCGCCTGCCCTTCCGCCGGCTTGCTATTTCGTCGTTGATGTTCCTTCTGGCATTGCCAGCCCATGCGCAAGCCGTCGCAGGCGGCGACCCGTGGGACAACGCCGTCAACGTACTCAAGAACGCCTTCACCGGGCCGATCGCAACCGGCCTGAGCCTGGTTGCCATCGTGGTCGGTGGGCTGATGTTTGCTTACGGCGAAGGCCAGTCGAAGCGGATGCTGGCCGGAATCATCTTCGGCGTTGGCATGGCCATCGGCGCGGTCAACTTCATGGCCTGGCTGTTTCCGTAA
- a CDS encoding tyrosine-type recombinase/integrase, whose protein sequence is MNLRRVRYQQGSLKIEKRNTGEDVWIYRWREYRTNGTSTYRKKIIGPVSELRTKTAAQKAIEGLALDINATVSAIPVSHTVAELIAHYIEVELGSDRHTARVHQVYKHNLNDIILPEWGSSRLQDVRPIAVERWLGKMPYAPATKTKVKGVFGTLFRHGMRYQWAATNPIALVRCSSKRLEVPDILTPVEIRGILGELFAPARTVTMLAAITGMRRGELFGLKWEDLDFEGRTIRIVRSLVDQIEGLPKTETSRKPMPMSDELAGSLASWREQTDYAKPSDWVFASPISFGKLPYWPDMLLRRHILPAAKRLGIHKRIGWHTFRRTAASLLVACGSSVKTTQELMRHATADITLELYAQAVSEDKR, encoded by the coding sequence ATGAACTTACGACGAGTACGCTATCAGCAAGGTTCTTTGAAAATCGAGAAGAGGAACACGGGGGAAGATGTATGGATATACCGCTGGCGGGAGTATCGCACAAACGGGACATCTACATACAGGAAGAAAATCATTGGCCCGGTGAGCGAACTTCGCACGAAGACAGCCGCTCAGAAGGCCATAGAAGGGCTGGCACTAGACATCAATGCCACCGTGTCAGCCATACCCGTAAGCCACACGGTTGCTGAACTCATAGCCCATTACATTGAAGTGGAGTTGGGGAGCGACAGGCATACAGCAAGAGTGCATCAGGTTTATAAGCACAACCTGAATGACATCATTCTGCCTGAATGGGGAAGTAGTCGTTTGCAGGACGTGCGACCTATTGCAGTAGAGCGGTGGCTTGGGAAGATGCCTTATGCGCCTGCGACGAAAACCAAGGTAAAGGGTGTATTCGGTACGCTGTTCCGGCATGGGATGCGCTACCAATGGGCGGCAACCAACCCTATTGCATTGGTGCGGTGCAGCAGTAAGCGCCTTGAAGTACCAGACATTCTCACACCGGTGGAGATTCGCGGCATCCTTGGCGAACTCTTTGCGCCTGCCCGGACTGTGACCATGCTGGCGGCCATCACGGGTATGAGGCGCGGTGAATTGTTCGGCCTGAAGTGGGAAGACCTCGACTTTGAGGGGCGGACTATCCGTATCGTTCGTAGCTTGGTTGACCAGATCGAGGGTCTGCCAAAGACGGAGACCTCGCGTAAGCCCATGCCGATGTCTGACGAGCTAGCAGGATCCCTCGCAAGCTGGCGTGAGCAGACCGACTATGCAAAGCCCTCAGACTGGGTATTTGCAAGCCCGATATCGTTTGGCAAGCTCCCCTATTGGCCGGACATGCTGCTACGTCGGCATATCCTGCCAGCAGCAAAACGGCTGGGCATTCATAAACGAATCGGTTGGCACACCTTCAGGCGTACCGCTGCTTCGCTTCTGGTGGCCTGCGGCTCAAGCGTGAAGACCACGCAAGAGTTGATGCGTCACGCTACCGCAGATATCACGCTGGAGCTGTACGCTCAGGCCGTCTCCGAGGACAAGCGAG
- a CDS encoding TrbI/VirB10 family protein, with translation MADEKQITPLESPQLPEEAPVLRDKRTRPEGAVPRQAQSYIVAGLAAMVLLAVMFSKNHARSAVQEASPAPLAVSTDTNQRKIEELEQDLSADQRRSQQQQQTQSTASAVPNPNAASSSAPAVQSGTALPVAPSAAATEPPRDPVRDAEEALAFKSRFASNLVSSSARVSQETNAAVHDNPIRPLDSEPVERTDAVTVLKHPAEVNINSAHGQPYVIFEGTTVDTVLVNRLDGEFTGPVKVMVTDPVYSQDRQHLLVPEGTFILGEVQKVTGLGQKRLALTFHRLIMPDGYSVDLNQFHGLDQSGATGLKGKVNNHYAEIFGASIALGLVAGAAEATNANQGYNQSGSEAYRAGIASSLSQSSAEVLDRFVNIPPTITIREGHRIKVYITQDLLLPAYENHTVPGNI, from the coding sequence ATGGCCGACGAAAAGCAGATCACTCCGTTGGAGTCTCCGCAGTTGCCGGAAGAAGCGCCTGTGTTGCGAGATAAGCGCACGAGACCGGAAGGTGCTGTGCCCAGACAGGCCCAGAGTTATATCGTGGCAGGACTCGCGGCCATGGTCCTGTTGGCCGTGATGTTCTCCAAGAACCACGCCCGGTCTGCTGTTCAAGAGGCTTCGCCTGCACCGCTCGCCGTATCCACGGACACGAACCAGCGGAAGATCGAGGAGTTGGAGCAGGATTTGAGCGCCGACCAGCGCCGAAGCCAGCAGCAACAACAGACACAGAGCACGGCTTCCGCTGTTCCCAACCCAAACGCCGCCTCTAGCAGTGCGCCTGCTGTTCAAAGTGGCACAGCACTGCCCGTCGCGCCGTCGGCTGCCGCTACGGAACCGCCACGTGATCCGGTTCGAGATGCGGAGGAGGCGCTGGCCTTCAAGTCTCGGTTTGCCTCGAATCTTGTGTCTTCGAGTGCTCGTGTATCGCAGGAAACAAACGCAGCAGTTCATGACAATCCCATCCGACCACTGGACTCGGAGCCCGTTGAAAGGACCGATGCCGTTACTGTGCTGAAACACCCGGCGGAGGTCAATATCAACTCCGCGCACGGCCAACCCTATGTCATCTTCGAGGGCACGACGGTCGATACCGTGTTGGTCAATCGTCTCGATGGAGAGTTCACCGGACCGGTCAAGGTGATGGTGACCGATCCCGTCTACAGCCAGGACCGTCAACACCTGCTGGTTCCCGAAGGCACTTTCATCCTTGGTGAAGTACAGAAGGTCACAGGGCTTGGCCAGAAGCGCCTTGCGCTCACCTTTCACCGGCTCATCATGCCCGATGGTTATTCGGTCGATCTCAACCAGTTCCACGGTCTCGATCAGTCCGGGGCCACCGGACTCAAGGGCAAGGTGAACAACCATTACGCCGAAATCTTCGGCGCATCGATCGCGCTTGGCCTCGTCGCCGGCGCAGCCGAGGCCACGAACGCCAACCAGGGCTACAACCAATCCGGAAGCGAAGCCTACAGAGCGGGGATCGCTTCAAGTCTCTCGCAATCGAGCGCCGAGGTGCTCGACCGCTTCGTCAACATCCCGCCAACCATCACGATTCGAGAAGGCCATCGCATCAAGGTCTACATCACCCAGGACCTGCTCTTGCCCGCCTACGAGAACCATACCGTGCCGGGCAATATCTGA
- a CDS encoding ParB/RepB/Spo0J family partition protein yields the protein MSNTHTMSTEYRNLPLSILTESKTNPRRIFEEAALRELAESIRSQGVLSPLLVRPLNERSFEIVAGARRFRAAQMAGVETVPVRIINLSDAAALEAQLIENLQRRDVHPLEEAQGFRALLNLEEPKYSIEQIAAKTGKSSAYVAQRIKLTELCAVAIDAFTKEEIGVGHALLLAKLPAAEQEDALNACYREDWGAGSKGKRILLPVRHLHEWIEQNVLLVLKLAPFDTKDAALVPSAGSCLDCPKRTGHNKLLFADVREDACTDPACYHSKLDAYVAKSIAVKPKLVQITTAYGRPEEGGTALTRNHYVEIKERKPTDKGQKDWPEYKTCKSMTEAIIADGIDKGELRRICADPACTVHHQKRQKAAPDAAEKARQEKARMEQAIANATGLRVLSAVTAAVPVRLMKRDLLFLAERMLAILDERRQEIAARNHAIHKTKEADSITKLLGAFLRRADEGELGRLLVEFVILNADRTNTGNALKDAAQYYRVDVDAIALKVKQEFTAKAKAHAAKKPAGKAMQKPTKKAKAA from the coding sequence ATGTCGAATACACACACGATGTCTACCGAATATCGCAACCTTCCACTCTCGATTCTTACGGAGTCGAAGACCAACCCGCGCCGCATCTTTGAAGAGGCGGCACTGAGAGAACTGGCCGAGAGCATTCGCAGCCAGGGCGTCCTGTCTCCCTTGCTTGTCAGGCCATTGAACGAACGCAGCTTCGAGATCGTCGCAGGAGCGCGGCGATTCCGTGCCGCTCAGATGGCGGGAGTCGAGACGGTTCCTGTCCGTATTATCAACCTGTCGGACGCCGCAGCACTGGAAGCACAGTTAATCGAAAACCTCCAGAGGAGGGATGTGCACCCGCTCGAAGAAGCGCAGGGTTTTCGCGCCTTGCTGAATCTGGAAGAGCCGAAGTACTCCATCGAGCAGATTGCGGCGAAGACGGGCAAGTCGTCTGCCTACGTTGCGCAGCGCATCAAGCTGACGGAGCTATGCGCGGTTGCCATCGACGCCTTCACAAAAGAAGAGATCGGCGTGGGTCATGCACTGCTACTGGCGAAGTTGCCAGCGGCAGAGCAGGAAGACGCACTCAACGCCTGTTACCGCGAGGATTGGGGCGCGGGCAGCAAGGGCAAGCGTATCTTGCTACCTGTGCGCCATCTGCACGAGTGGATTGAGCAGAACGTCTTGCTCGTCCTGAAACTCGCGCCGTTCGACACGAAGGACGCCGCACTTGTTCCATCTGCGGGAAGCTGTCTCGACTGTCCCAAGCGGACAGGCCACAACAAACTACTCTTCGCCGATGTCAGGGAGGATGCCTGCACCGATCCTGCCTGTTATCACAGCAAGCTGGACGCGTATGTAGCCAAGAGCATTGCTGTCAAGCCGAAGCTGGTTCAGATCACGACTGCCTATGGACGACCGGAGGAAGGCGGCACAGCATTAACTCGCAACCACTATGTCGAAATCAAAGAACGAAAACCAACGGACAAGGGGCAGAAGGACTGGCCGGAGTATAAGACCTGCAAGTCGATGACGGAGGCCATCATTGCGGATGGCATCGACAAGGGAGAACTCCGTCGAATCTGTGCTGACCCGGCGTGTACGGTGCATCATCAGAAGCGGCAGAAGGCCGCTCCCGACGCAGCCGAGAAGGCCAGGCAGGAGAAGGCGCGGATGGAACAGGCGATTGCCAATGCGACGGGCTTGCGAGTGCTGTCCGCCGTCACCGCGGCGGTTCCGGTGCGGCTGATGAAGCGCGATTTGCTCTTCCTTGCCGAGCGGATGCTGGCGATTCTGGATGAACGGCGGCAGGAGATTGCGGCACGCAATCATGCCATCCACAAGACGAAGGAGGCGGACTCGATTACGAAGCTGCTTGGGGCGTTTCTTCGCCGGGCCGACGAGGGCGAACTCGGGCGATTGCTGGTTGAGTTCGTCATCCTGAACGCCGACCGGACAAACACGGGCAATGCGCTCAAGGACGCGGCGCAATATTACCGCGTGGATGTGGACGCGATTGCACTCAAGGTGAAGCAGGAGTTCACCGCAAAAGCGAAAGCACACGCGGCCAAGAAGCCCGCAGGAAAGGCCATGCAAAAGCCAACAAAAAAGGCGAAGGCAGCCTAA